The genome window GGACCTTAGCCTCAAAGATGCAGACGATGTGAAACGCCAATGGGAAAAAATAAAGGAAGAAGAGTATAAACAGAAGCAAAATCGTCAACAAAGATAGTGACAACGGGGGATTTTTAAAATTTTTTTGTGCAGAAAGCAGGAAAAACAACATAGAGCACGAATAAGACTATGGTGAGATTAAAAGGGAGGTAGACCAAATGAACAAACATCAATTGGTTGCTAACATAGCTGAAAAAAGTGGATTAACAAAAAAAGATGTTGAGCTGGTGATCAATAATCTTTTAGACGAGATTACAAATGCTTTGGCTTCCGGTGAAAAAGTTCAGTTTGTCGGTTTTGGCACCTTTGAAACCCGCAAGCGTTCCAGCCGCACCGGACGCAATCCGCAAACCGGCGAAACCATCAACATCCCAGAAACCATTGTCCCTGCTTTTAAAGCCGGTAACAAACTGAAAGAAGCAGTCAAGTAAAAAGAGAGTAAAGAGCTCAT of Caldalkalibacillus thermarum contains these proteins:
- a CDS encoding HU family DNA-binding protein, which produces MNKHQLVANIAEKSGLTKKDVELVINNLLDEITNALASGEKVQFVGFGTFETRKRSSRTGRNPQTGETINIPETIVPAFKAGNKLKEAVK